The Candidatus Eremiobacterota bacterium genomic sequence GATGCGCTTCGCCGCCGCGCTTCTGGCCGCGGCCCTTTCCGCGTGCGGCGGCGGAAGCAGCGGCGCGCCGCCCGTCGCCGCGACGCCGACGCCCGTCTCCCCGCCGGTGTACACGACCACGGCGATCGCGAACACCAGCGGATTCCGCATGACCCCTATTGCCGGCGACCGCCTCGCGATGGCCGTGGCAGCCGACGGCCGCATCGCGTTCGCGTCGACCTTCATCTTCGGCGTCCTGGTCGTCAACGGACCGCTCAGCACGTTCACCGGATCGCTGCTTCGCTCGGCGCCCGCCGACGGGCCGATCACCTACGGCCGCGGGGCCGACGGCGACTTGTACTCGGCCTGGACCAACGGGTCGGCGCCGCCGACGGTCTTCAAGGAGTCGTCGGGCGCGAAGTGGACCTTGGTCCCGCCGCGCTGCGGCGCCGGCTGCGATCCGGTTGCGCAGGCGTGGCCGCTGGCGATCTTGGCCGGGCCGGACGGCGCGACGTGGGTCGTCGTCACCGGCGGGCTGCTGCGGCTAAACGCGGACGGCACGACGACCGGTCTCGCGCCGGCCGCGACGCAAACGGTCCTGTGGGATGCCGTCGTCGGCCCCGACAACGCGTTCTGGGCCGTCGACGGCCTCGGCGCGATCGAGCGCATCCCGCTCTCGGGCGCGCCGGCGGCGTTTGCGGTCGGCGGGCACCCCACGCGCATCGCGCCGGGATGGGACGGCACGCTGTGGTTCCTCGACCTCGTGAACGGCGTTCGCCGGATCACCACCTCCGGCGCCGTCACGACGGTGGTCCCGCCGCCGAGCGGCAGCTTCAGCGAGGGGGACGCGATCGCGCAGGGCCCGGACCACGCGCTGTGGTTCGCCGAGGCGAATGCGAACAAGCTCGGCCGCGTCTCGCTGAGCGGCGCGCTGAACGAGTTTTCCGTCCCGGCGGCCGGCGACGCGCCGGCCGGGATCGCCGCCGCGCCGGACCAGTCGCTGTACTTCATGGAACAGAACCGCGCCGGCGTGCTGGTCGTGCACGCGATCGTGCCGCAGTCCTTCGTCTCCGCCGGCTTCTGAACCGCAGGACGCGCTCGCGTTCCCGCGTAGGACGCGAGGTGCTTCGTCCGACGTTCCGCGCCGCTTTGGCGGCGCTCTTCTTCTCTTCGTGCGGCGCCGCCGCGCTCGCGCAGGCCACCGCGCCGGAGTCGAACCCGTCCGCGCCGCCGGTCCCGGCGGCCTCGCCGAGCCCGAGTCCGAGCCCGACCGCCTCGCCGACGCCGCCGTACAACCGGGTCGCGTTTCGCGAGGTCGGGCCGGCGGTCGCGGGCGGGCGCGTCGCCTCGGTGGTCGGCGTCGTCGGCGATCCGAAGCTCTACTACCTCGGCTCGGCCGGCGGCGGGGTGTGGAAGACGGCGAACGGCGGGACGACGTGGTCGCCCGTCTTCGACAAGCAGGACGTCGCCGCGATCGGCGCCGTCGCGATCGATCCGAAGCGCCACGACGTGGTGTGGGTCGGGACCGGCGAGACGAACCCGCGCAACGACGTCTCTTGGGGCGACGGCGTCTACAAGTCGACCGACGCCGGCAAGACGTGGACGAACGTCGGGCTCGGCGCGACGCGCGCGATCGCCTCGATCGTGATCGACCCGCGCGATCCGAACGTGGTGCTGGTCGGCGCGCTGGGCGACGTGTTCGCCGACTCGCCCGAGCGCGGCGTCTACCGCACGAGCGACGGCGGCAAGACGTGGACGAAGACGCTCTACGTCGGGCCGCGCAGCGGCGTGAGCGAGATGGTCGCCGATCCGAAGAACCCAAATGTCGTCTACGCGGGCATCTGGCAGTTCCAGCGGCGCCCGTGGACGTTCACCTCCGGCGGCAACGAGGACGGGATCTGGAAGTCGACCGACGGCGGCAACACGTGGAACCGGTTGAGCGGACACGGCCTGCCGGACGGAATGACGGGCCGCGTCGGGCTCGCGAGCGCGCCCTCGAACCCGCAGCGCGTCTACGCGCTGATCGAGTCGAAGGCCGGCATCCTGTGGCGCTCCGACGACGGCGGCGCGAGCTGGAAAGTGGTTTCGAAGGACACGCTGGTCAATCAGCGGCCGTTCTACTTCTCGCACGTGCGCGTCGACCCGGCGAACCCCGATCACGTCTACGGCGTCTCCGAGTTTCTCTCGGAGTCGAAGGACGGCGGGAAGACGTTCAAAGAGATCGCGCACCCGGTGCACGTCGACTACCACGACATGTGGATCGCGCCGGACGATCCGAAGCGCATGATCGTCGCCGAAGACGGCGGCTACGCGCTCAGCGTCGACGGCGGCAATGCCTGGGCGTTCTCGCGGAATCTCGCGATCGGTGAGATCTACCACGTCGGCTACGACGACGAGACGCCGTACCGCATCTGCGTCGGCTTGCAGGACAACAACGGGTTCTGCGGCCCCTCGAACAGCCTCAACCCCGAAGGAATCATCGACGAGTCGTGGGAGCGCGTGATCGGCGGCGACGGGATGTGGGCGTGGCCCGATCCGCGCGATCCGAATCTCGTCTGGACCGATCTGCAGACGGGCCGGCTCTCGCTCTACGACCGCACCTCGCAGCGCGGGCGCTTCATCCAGCCGTGGCGCTCGCGCAGCGCCGACGAGTTCGCGCTGAACAAGGCGCGCTACCGCTTCAACTGGGACTCGCCGATCGCGTTCGATCCGTTCGACAAGGCGACGGCGTATTTCGGTGCGGACGTCGTGTTCGCCACGCGCGACCGCGGCGCCAACTGGCGCGTCATCTCGCCCGACCTGAGCCGCAACGACAAGAGCCATCAGATTCCGTCCGGCGGGCCGCTCGCGCTCGACGTCTCGAGCGCGGAGTTCACCGGCACCCTGCTCGACATCGAGCCCTCGCCGAAGACGCGCGGCGAGATCTGGACCGGCAGCGACGACGGTTTGATTCACGTTACGCGCGACGGCGGCAAGCATTGGGCGAACGTGACCCCGCCCGGCGTCGCGCCCGACGGCCGCGCCGAGATGATCTCGCCTTCGCCGCTCGTCGCCGGAACGGCGTACGCGGTGATCGACCGCCACCTGCTCGGCGACGACGCGCCGTACGTCTTCGTGACGCACGACTGGGGCGCGCACTGGACGAGCATCGCGGCAGGCCTGCCGGCCGAGCCGGCGCGCTCGATTCGCGCCGACACGCGCAATCCCGGCCTCGTCTACGCGGGCTTCGAGACGACGTTCCGGCTCTCGTACGACGGCGGCGTACACTGGCGCAAGCCGGCGCTGGGGCTGCCGCCGGTCGCCGTCTACGACATCCGCGTGCAGCCGCGCTGGAACGATCTTCTCCTGGCGACGCACGGGCGCGCGGTCTGGATCCTCGACGATCTCACGCCGCTGCAGCAGCTGCCGCAGGCTGAAGCGGCCGGCGCGATGCTCTTCGCGCCGCGGACCGCGTACCTGTTCGCGACGCACGCGAACGATGAGGGGCTCTACACGCGCTACGGCGGCAAGAACCCGCCCTCCGGCGCGATGATCGCGTTCTATCAAGGGAAGCCCGCCGCGAAAGCGCCGGAGATCGAGATCCTCGACGCGGCCGGCCACGTGATTCGGCACCTGCGCGGGACGCAGCGCGTCGAGGAGCGCGAGATCCCCGTCGTCACGAACTTCGCCGGGATCAACCGCATCACGTGGGACTTGCGCGAGGACGGTCCGGTGCGCTGGCGGCTCGCGGCGAAGGAAGAGTATCGCGGCCCGCGCGTCGGCGCGTTCGTCGTCCCCGGCCGCTACACCGCGCGCATCGTGCTCGCCGGGAAAACGATCACGCAGCCGATCCGCGTCGAGCCCGACCCGCGCGTGCACTTCACCGCCGCGGACTACCGGGCGGCGTACGCGTTCTCGAAGGCGCGCCTGGCCGAGTACTCGCAGGTCGACGCCGCGCTGAACCGGCTTGACGGCTACGCCGGGGTCGCGGGCGGGCTGGCCGAGGAGAAACCGGCCTCGCCGCTGGCCGCGCAGCTGCGCGCGGTGCGCGCGAAAGCGTTGGCGCTGCGCGGCGAGCTGACCGCCGACTACACCAACGACGAAGACAGTATCCAGCGGCCGGGACGGCTGCGCGAAGACATGGAGGGGCTGTTCTTCGCCGCCGGCGCGCCGCCGTCGGCGGCGACCCGCGACTACGCCGCGCGCGTGCGCGCGACGTACCTCGCCGTCATGCGCGACGTCGCGGCGTTCGAGCGCGACGACGTCGCGCGCGCCGACGCCGCGTTGCGCGCTGCGGGGTTCGCGCCGCTCGGCGCCGGGACCGTCAACATCAAGCGCGCCGACGTCGTCGGCACGGACAGCGCCGGCGCAGCGAGCGGCGGCGAGGAGGACGATTGAAGCGCGCTAGCGCGCGTTGTGCAGCTCGACGCTCTGCGCCATGAGCGGCTCACTGCGGCCGCGGCGCGCGACGATCTTGATCGCGGGTGCCGTCGACGCGCGGAGCAGCGCGAGCGCGCTCGGCGGAAGCTCGACGTGGACGCGCAGATCGTGCACTTCCGGTGCTGCCGGACCTTCGATCGAGAGCTTGCCGATCAGCACCGAGTTCGCCGGTGCCTTGGGGTCCAGGAGATAGAACTGGAACGAGCCGCCACCGGCCGGGATCCGCGCGTGCGAAAGCGTGAGCTCGGCGGTTTGCGTCGCGGTGCTGCCTTGTGCCGCGCGAAATGCCGGGGCGACCTTGAGCGGGCGCACGACGGCGGCGCTCGCGCTCACGTGAGCGGCGTACGGGGGGACGGTGGCGCAGAACACGACCGGTAAACGCCCGCGCGGCGGCTCCCGGTTCCCCGGGCGCCTCGCGCGGGCGTTCGCGGTCTCACCTCATTCGACCAGCAGCGTCGCCGAGGTCGCCTGCAGCACGGCACCCTTTGCCGGCGGCACGACGCCGAACAGCTGGTGCGTCCCGCCGGCGCGCTCCGGAACGATGCGCCAGGACGCGCCGGATTTCAGCACCGGAGCCGCCGCGGGGTCGATGCGCGCGAGCACGTTCGTCGTGATCCCCTCCGTCATCGGGTGCGAGAAGAGCGCGAAGTGCCCGACGCGGCGCGGCCGGCCGTTGACCGTCGCGACGAGATCGAACCGCCCCGTCCCGGGCGCGGGAACCTGCACGCCTCGGAGCACCATCGAAACCGGACGCGGCGCTGCCGTCGCGTTGGCCGCTTCCGGCGGCAGCCGTAGTTCCGCGCGGGCGAGCGCGAGCGGGAACACCCGGATCGGACGCGTCCCGGGCGCCGGCGGATACACGTAGCGCAAGTTGTTGCGGTAGTCGATCACGTCGGCCGGTCCGATCGAATAGCACTTGCCGTCGTAGTCGTAGAAGTACCACACGTTCTTGATCCACGCGGGATCGTACGGCTGGCCGGTGTTGGGATCGGTCGAGTTGGGCGTCTTGTTTCCGTGGAGCTGTTGCCACCACGCCCACACCTTGTCGATGTTGCCGTGGTGCGCGCAGAACACCGGATCGAGCGCGGCCGTCGGAAGCGCGCCCATATCGTGATACGGCGGCGTCTGGAACCCCGTGTCGACGTGAATTTGGCCGTGCGAGGCGTTTTCCAGCACCGGGCTGCCGCCGCCGCCGCCGACCGGGTTGCCGTACAACGTGAAAACGTCGTTCGTCGCGAGCGCGGCGGTGATGTCGCCGTCGCCCGGCGAAAACGTCGGCTGCCGGTTCGGATCGACGAGCGATCCGGTCGTGAACGCGACCGGGAACGTCGGCGTCGTCGTCGCGCCCTCCCAGTCCCAAACCGCGAGACGGAACGTCGGATCGAGGCTGACGCCGCCGGTAGAACCGTACGCGGCGATGCGTTCCTGAAAGTACACGAAGCAGCGGTGCCACGCGAGGAAGCGATCGGACTGGTGTACCTCGCGCGGGCCGCCCGCGCACATGATCTTGTGAATGTTCCCTTGCTGCACCAGGCTCCGCGGATCGCTCGCGGGAAGCGAGCGCATCCACTTGTAGCCCGCATGCATCTTCGCCAGCCACGCGCTGTCCGCGGCGAGCTGTTCGACGGTGCGGCGCATCGTAATCGGGCGCTTGTCCATCCCCGGCTTGAACGGCCGCGGGGTGGTGCTGCAGCGCGTCGGGTCGACCTTGGCGCTCGGCAGCATACGCATCTGCGCGACGGCAGCGCCGGAACCCAGCGCGAGGACCCCGCTCGCGCCGAGAACACCGGCGACGAATCCCCGGCGGTCTAGAGACTGATCGGACATAAAAACCTCTCCTTCGTTCACCCAAAGCAGGAGCACAAGCGAGCCTTCCCACGCCCCCTGGACAATCCCTCCAGACGTGCTGCAGAAGCGCTCACCGCGCCGGGCGCGGGCTAGCGCTTCGGTGCGCCGAACGAGTCCGAGGTCAGCGTGATCGCGATGGTGGTGTGCGTGGTGTCGTACGCGCCGCGCACCTGCCGGCGCGACTCGGTCTCGAAGTTCGCTTTGAGCGGCACGACGAGCGCGGTGTCGTAAACCAGCGAGCCGGCACGCGACGCCTCGTAGCCGGTGACGCCGGCGACCTTTTCGTCGAGCGTGTAGTCGAGCGTGACGCGCTGCGCGTCGTGACCGACGACCTTGTAGTGCTCGACGTCGGTGCGCCCTTGCGCGCTCTGGTCGACGGTCCACGCCGTTCCGGTCTCGGTCGGGTGGTCGCCGAAGAAACCGCGCGCCAGCCAGCGCGCGACGGCGAGCTCCTCTTCGGTGAGGTTCTCGCCGTTCTTCGGATCGTACAGCAGCGTGCCGTCCTGCGCGATCGCGAGCCGCACCTTCGGACGCGTGCGGTCGGCGGCGTTCTCGGCG encodes the following:
- a CDS encoding tyrosinase family protein; its protein translation is MSDQSLDRRGFVAGVLGASGVLALGSGAAVAQMRMLPSAKVDPTRCSTTPRPFKPGMDKRPITMRRTVEQLAADSAWLAKMHAGYKWMRSLPASDPRSLVQQGNIHKIMCAGGPREVHQSDRFLAWHRCFVYFQERIAAYGSTGGVSLDPTFRLAVWDWEGATTTPTFPVAFTTGSLVDPNRQPTFSPGDGDITAALATNDVFTLYGNPVGGGGGSPVLENASHGQIHVDTGFQTPPYHDMGALPTAALDPVFCAHHGNIDKVWAWWQQLHGNKTPNSTDPNTGQPYDPAWIKNVWYFYDYDGKCYSIGPADVIDYRNNLRYVYPPAPGTRPIRVFPLALARAELRLPPEAANATAAPRPVSMVLRGVQVPAPGTGRFDLVATVNGRPRRVGHFALFSHPMTEGITTNVLARIDPAAAPVLKSGASWRIVPERAGGTHQLFGVVPPAKGAVLQATSATLLVE